The nucleotide sequence TATACCCCTTTTCTCTACCAATACAAGAAGCAAGTAAAGTAAACCAAGTGTGGTTTGTTCAAGAtaaagctcatcgctcaCAGTACGATTTTCCACTATTGTACAGACACTTAGTAAAAGTTCGAACACAATGGCTGGAAATTCATACCGTAGCGTTCAGAAAAACCGTCTTGGCCTGAGCCAAGCAAGTCACAAGTCACAACGCACAGTAAATGCTACCAGAATCAGCCATTAACTGCTCCATTCGAGCCGCATTCTATCTTGTCTAATGCCTGTCCAAACCCTAGGAATAGCATGCGGTAGCATGTCTGGGTGTTTCTTtccccgggtaacacttacttttttttctcatatAAAAGCGAGAAATTTTTCGGCAACTTAAACAGCTACTCATCACTTTATTTCAATTATAGATAGTTCGTGCggattctttttgaatttgttcttAAAAAACCAATCATCAGTAGTGGTTAGTACTATCTCAAgataatattaatacaCATATACACCATAGAAACCTACGGTTTCGGTTATCTTTTCTCTCGAAAGGAGCCTCATTGCATGGGCTgttttttctgttgttgatttCCTATTGGAAATTTGGCAATGGTTGGCAGTCTGGTGGTGGGATTTTCCTTAGTTAATACTGGAGAGGAGTGACTGTTACCTATTTTTAACCCATAGCTGAATGAGCTCTGACTAGCCCCAAACAAGCTAGCCACAGAATTCATTTCGTTTCCGGTTTCTTAGATCAATGGGTGATTGTGGGGGGTCTTCTTCGGGAGGCTTTCTGCATTCATTCTGACCGCTATGAGGGAGTCTGGGCAGAGGGTGCATGAGACCAAACAATCTCTTGCACTTTAATCTCCCAGGTGAAGCATGTGATCCAGAGGGCTATGCGTAATTGCTGCCTGAGAGTTTGGATTTTAGCTCCGTTGTGCCCTTCCTCATGGTGGAACATTCCATTTCTAGTTGTACTACTATTTAGTTTTCCCTTCCCGTAtttattcttgttcttcttcccctCTTGCTCCATTTTTATTACCATATCGAATCTGTTATTTGTATTAGAGACTATTTACAAAGTAGTTAATTTAGTTAACGCTAGTTCAACACCAGCTATTCACCGTTGGCCGGCTCCTGCGGCTTCGCCTGCTTCCCACCACCAGCCGCATCCGCTGCTGCCTTCTCCTTCTGCGCAAGCTCGTACTTCAAACGCTCCGCAGCCCTATAGATCTTGCTCTGCAAGTAGAAAGACCCTCCTTTGTCCTTATCGTTCACATCAAACAAGTACTTGAACCTCTCGTTGATCTTGTCCAAGTTCATATCCTTCTCGTTCTCAATGTTCAAAATCTTCGAACTCTCGTCCAGAGTAATCCCACCGTACTCTGCTGACGCCCCACGAGCTCTCGATGCGTTAGCAGACTGCTTTGCAGTCTGCGATGCTGCTTGTCTGTAAGCTTCCGCAAAGGCACGCCCGAAAACTTGCGCACCCGTGAAAATAACCTGTACAAACGCCCTGTGTGCCATGCTGCCTCGACTTGCGGTTGCCTTACACTCCAGAAAATCCAGAAAAACCCGAGTAGACAGTCTCTCAAGCCGATTTACACGTTGTACATATTTATAATAAACCAAAAGTTTGTATGTgctttgaattttttttctttctttccttcaatCGGgaaagggaagaaaaatcagAGAGGGTTACCCGGATCTGGTGATAATCTCTCAAAACCACGTGATTAAGAACAGTCACATGACCAGATgaatcacgtgatattacacatcacgtgactcgGACTCTCCCTCCCtcccttttctttcctcgCCCAAAAATGCACTCCGCATTATTATACGCACACAAAACAATCCCATTCACCCATCTGGCCCTACAGACAGAAACAGACTGCCTGGCCCAGCACAAGGACTACTCTAACCCATCGACATCCATCGACATCCATCCACTACAATATCACAAACCCAAACAACCGACCCCAAACCCTTCCCTTTTCGTCTTTCTGTTCGCACTTTTCTCGGATTTGCGTGGTTTATCGATTTCTATCAAGATTTTGACATTTAATTTCTGCATTAAACTTTGGAAACCTTTTAAACTAGATTTACCATTCAAGATAGTGAGAAGTTTGGTCggaaaaaacagaaaagtAAGGACTTCCTGGGCTATCAATCTGCATCATAGAAGTCTAGAAGTGAATTAGGAGTAGGAGCAGTGATTTTTAGTGATTTTAAGAAGGAAGATCGCATCATTAAGGATAATATTGGAGAGTTTTCTTGTAATTGGGAAAAATTCTCGGAGTATTAAAAGAGGATGTCTAAGCCGGTTTCAGTTCCAATAGAGTCGTTGCATGGGCATGGACATGGGCATTCGCAAGGtagtggtggtggaggACACCATCAGATAACTATTGCGCCGAATTTGCAGCCGAGAAAGCACGGGAAGCCTACTGGGATCACGATTCGGACGTCGAGACACTGGGTGCTTCCACCGCGGCCCAAGCCTGGTAGGAGGCCCAGTCCTGCGGTGTCTATCAAGCAGCAGGCGTCGGCGTCAGCGTCGGCGTCGGTatcagcatcagcatcatCAGTTTCGCCAGGGGTTTCTAGTTCCGTGTCGCCAGCACCGGCTGTTAAGGTGAAGACGGAAACAGAGGAGCATTCTGTGCAGGCGAAGAAATCGGACAAGGGAGGGTCTGTGACGGGCAGCAGGCCCAATGCGAACAGTATTCCGCTGACGAATAGCAAGTCGAAGGTGCAGAACGCGAAACAGACCCGCAAATCGGAGATTACGGCTAAAACGCAGGTGAAGGTGAAGACGGAGCACTCTAACGCGGTCCACAGTCCTGTGTCCACAGCTACAGCAGCAGctacagcagcagcagcagcacaaCCAATACCATCCCAAACCCCAGCACCAGTGCAAAGTGCAGacacgaagaagaaaccttcttccaAGACGGCCTTgaaaaaagagattcaGATCCTCAAAATGGAAAACAATAAACTAAAGCAAGAACTCAGCGACCTTGTCGGGAACCTACAAGAACTCAAGCGCCAGTTCCCCATTGCATCGCCTCCGGAAGATGCAAACTTACTAAAAACCCAAAAGGGTGTTCCAGCAGCGAAAGGAAAAGCTTcagcagtagcagcagcaggcATGACTCGGAAAAGGTCTATCATAGACTCGGATATCGACATGCTGCAAGCACATCCGCTTCAAgcctcctcctcctctgTGTcccatcatcatcatcacgAGGTCAAGCCTGAACCGCTGGATGACACAGAAATATTCTTAAAATTCGACGAGGACGATGAACCGCACAAGGACCTGATCAAGAACCTTTCTTCGTCCAGAATGAACCAAACTTCGTCGCTAAGCTCCCGTACTAGTTTCACGGATGATGACGACTTGCTGCTTTCTTCGTCAACACCAAGCTCTCTCTTCTCAACCGATTTGAATCGTACAGTGAGCAACCAAATGTTCTCAACGTCGACAATGGTCACAAATACTGGTTCTAGTCCAAGCAGTAGCCATACTTCAAATAAGAGCCTACAAAACTCACAGTACTCAGACACTATAGAGACAATGAAATTCATCGATGGTTATGAACAAATGGAATTCTACTCTAAGTATAAACTGTCTTCTAATCACTCCCAGGAACCACTCAAATCCGTACAAAAATTGAAGTCTGACCATGTAGCCAGCCACCAGGACGAACTTGACTGtatcagagaagaagaaccagttACGGATCTTTTGGCCACTGGTGCTATCAGCGCTAGTAACTCGACCAGCGTCACTGCAAAACCTTCAAATCCCGATCAGGACTCCGGTATGCTCTATTTCTTGCAGAAACATGCACTCTCGAAAAATCCCGGATCAAAGCTTGGCGATCTGCCAATCGACCTTGATGACTCTCTTCCTTCGTCCCTTTTGCTGAAACTGGgcgaagaagatgaaaactCGTTTAtgaacttgaacttgaaaagTATTGACCCTGACGACCCTTTGAATGAGCATGTCACTGACACTCCGTTCGTAGCACCCACCTTAGAAGAATTGATGGAGGAACAAGATGATAAAGACTCAAAACTTCTAGGACCTGAAAACACTGAACAGGATATGGATCTCTTAAAAATGGGCATATTCTTCACAGactaaaacaaaaaataatcCACTTTGCATCTTCAGTTCCCTTCCCAATCTCTatctatttctttgatacTGGCTacacaaaaaaaacgaaTGGTATTTGCacatttttggtttcttcctaacccattttttttcttctaacTCTTTTAATGACCTCATATGATCTCCACGACGATAATGTTTTTAACGACAAACAgtaatttatttttaccACACAAGACACCCTTATTCATTGATTCACTTTCATTTATTTTAccctttatttttttttttttcttccaatcaTTCTAttactctttttcttattcttattaCTTTTACCTTATGACTATCCGTATCCATATTCCATTGTATTAACTCTTATTTATAAGTTTATGTAAAGCACACTTTTCGTGCCTCTTTCTatatttgttattgttttcttaCCGCGTAATTAACGAACTTTTATGTGTCTCATTGTGTCCTTCTTTCTATACTCATATCATTAGTATTTCGTCCATTTTTGTTACATTAGATATTTTGATCCGAGAGGCTTCTAGAAGCCGAGCGGGTACAATGATGTTTCCCTTAATACGCTTTACATTCTGAATGGTGATGCAGTTTATAGGATGGTACGTCTCAACAACTCTTATATAGACCGAGTACCATTTTTCCACTTGTTCAGGTGATTGAGgttttgatattgttgtACGATTTAACCAGTTACTGTCCAAAACCTCCAGTATTTCAGCCTGATTCCACCATACGATGTATTTGATGTCTTGTATGTTTAGAATTTTGCAGCGTTTCGGAAATACCAACTTGTTGAGATCTATAAATTCACATCCGATTAGCGAAAGAGAAACTAATTGTTCCCATCTTGAAAGATTTACCAGTGATTTGTACCCCAATTCACGCAAGGAGTACGCTCGAAGCTCTAATATATTTTGACGCACATTATACACAATGGTCTTGCCGGGATTCGCTCTTACACCTTGTGTATTAATCAAATTATCAAACATGTTCTGCGACTCCACCTTTAATAGACGCaggttgttgaagttctCCATGAAATTGATAATTGAAGCAACATTAGGATGTTCCATATCCCAGCAGTTAACAAAGCTCACAAATTGCACTGTGTCAAATAACCAATGTCTTTTGATCTCGGTacaaagttcttcaatgtTGTTAATCTCACTTACATTCATTCCTAACGAGAGTCGCTGAACTGGCACGTCTACCACTTCGCAAAATTCCTTTAAACCGTAGCTTACTTGTAGAAACTGCTCATCTTGTGTAAATATACCAACCTCTAACTGACCACAGACCAGGATCCATTGCATACAGAACCaatcctcttcttcgtaTTTCATGCAAACTTTTAGCCTATCAGCTACTAATGGGTCCTGCTTTATTAGCTCGAAGCCTCGACACCAATTGGAAACAAAATTCGGAATGTAATCGTATATCTTAACATGTTGCTCATACCTTTCAGCCAAAGTATTATCATATTCTGTCACTGTGACCGCTGGATACTCAATAATCTCATCGCTGAATATAGATGATTTTGGTGGAGGTCGTACGATTTGAACATTATCTCCCAAAAATAGGTAGACGTTTCGTCGTATATCTATTGGTAAACTCAGAAATAGTCTACAGTCGAACATTGACACATGGGGACCCTTGTAGTTTCATTTCTCTTATTCCATcgttctcttcttttcgtttaaAGGTTTTTATATAAAGATTACGCGTTTTAAAGGTCATCGCCATATTCATTGCACAcctttgaagaatgaaaaaatggTAGAGAAGGTCGAGACAGCGGGGCCCCAGACTTCGGTGATATATAAAATGGACCAACTGAAGATTGAAATCAAATTATGGGAACGATCGTTTGAGAAAGAACATGGGAGGTTGCctgagaaagaagatatcaaaGCAGACAAAGAGATTAAAAGGAAATACAAGCAATATGCGCAATATAAGAAGCTTATAGAGCATCAAGGCAAACAGGAACACCTTGAATCAAAGCAAAGTGGTATAGATCAGACTCCGGTAAAAGCAGTTGTCGATGATGCCAAAACTGAGTTCGGTCCAACGCCTCAGATGAACGGGAAACTGGTAAGCATATTTGAGATGAAATTTTCCCTTGTAAAAGATCATTCATCAGAGACTCTCGAGGCTGTAGGGTCACCTGTAAGGGGCCACGAGAGCGTTAGAAGACAATTGAATTTTGCTATTACACCAGGCTCTTCTCCGATAAAAGGAGCTCCAAAACTGGAATACCCAGAAGCATCTACAACAGCGGCATCTAATGGATTAAGATACGGACCGAATTCTCCAATGCGTGTTGACGATATCGGATTAAAGCTATCTGACACGCCTAAAACACTGGGAAGAATGCATGATATTAAAAGCTCCCCATATAGCCCGTCGCCGTTGATCAAGAGACCGTCAAAGACATTATCTGAACTTGCGAAAGAGCATGCACTTATTAAGAACGAATTCGAATCTAATACGGAAGATTTCAGTGAATTCAACGCGATAAGGACGTTAACAGAGAAACTAATGCAGGAAgagaagctgaagaagattgatgaagaagcgGAGGAAGACGATAATGCTAATACAAGCGCGTTTATTCGTAAAGCAAAAactatcaagaagaaaactagGGCAAAGATGAGACCTGCACCAGCTACGTTAAATGAGGTGAAGCAAAACAAGATGTTGAACACGAATGTGCACGAACGGTTAGCGAAGTTGAAGCAACGTGAATATAATAGAATGCTAGGAAAGGACGATATAGAGAGCGATTCCGATTCAGAAACGGAAATGGCACCTACACCTGCGAAGAAACCACGCAAGAAGAATAGCAAGTACAACCTTGTCAGCAACAACTTCAAGCGTCTGAACTTACCGACAAAGGCCGGACGGAACAGGGCAAAGAAATGGAGGTCGCGTATGTGAACATCCAGTGACATGCGCATGCGCATATAAGCAAACAGGAGGTATACATGGGTGTAGGTTTACTATATAGATGTATAAACGAACGATTTAAAAACTTTACCAAGCAAAATTGGGATTTCAGTTCGTCAATAACTGGAGCATACCTTCTATTTTTTGTGCTTCCTTGGCTTTATAGATTTCTTCCCttactcttttctttaaagttATTACCATCTCTTCGAGTACGGGCGACTTCTCCAAATCGTTGCCATATAGTTCAATGACTACAGCGATCCAATCGGCGACGATTGGTGCGCTTCTGACGTCTTCGATACCCTTTAGACACCAGTTTAACAATGGTTCCAGAGAGCTCTCATCTCTACCATATAATGCGACCTTGATCTTACCTCTTTTCCTTAGTTCCTGTAGCACAGTAAGAGTTAATTCTTTAGCCATACCAGGGATGAATGCCGAATCTAATGCGTCAGACCACTTGAACTGATTGATATATTTCTCAAATTGACGTAGCTTACGCTGTGGGTTAGGTTTATCGTTATGTATAATATGCTCTAAATCACCTCTGTATTCGGACCCTCTCATCATTCTTTGGAAGTTATTCGATTTAGCAGATTTTTCCTGCTGTTGCAATGGCAAGTCGTCCAAGGACGAC is from Kluyveromyces marxianus DMKU3-1042 DNA, complete genome, chromosome 2 and encodes:
- the PAM16 gene encoding import motor complex subunit PAM16 encodes the protein MAHRAFVQVIFTGAQVFGRAFAEAYRQAASQTAKQSANASRARGASAEYGGITLDESSKILNIENEKDMNLDKINERFKYLFDVNDKDKGGSFYLQSKIYRAAERLKYELAQKEKAAADAAGGGKQAKPQEPANGE
- the HAP4 gene encoding transcription factor HAP4 (heteromerisation domain), whose product is MSKPVSVPIESLHGHGHGHSQGSGGGGHHQITIAPNLQPRKHGKPTGITIRTSRHWVLPPRPKPGRRPSPAVSIKQQASASASASVSASASSVSPGVSSSVSPAPAVKVKTETEEHSVQAKKSDKGGSVTGSRPNANSIPLTNSKSKVQNAKQTRKSEITAKTQVKVKTEHSNAVHSPVSTATAAATAAAAAQPIPSQTPAPVQSADTKKKPSSKTALKKEIQILKMENNKLKQELSDLVGNLQELKRQFPIASPPEDANLLKTQKGVPAAKGKASAVAAAGMTRKRSIIDSDIDMLQAHPLQASSSSVSHHHHHEVKPEPLDDTEIFLKFDEDDEPHKDLIKNLSSSRMNQTSSLSSRTSFTDDDDLLLSSSTPSSLFSTDLNRTVSNQMFSTSTMVTNTGSSPSSSHTSNKSLQNSQYSDTIETMKFIDGYEQMEFYSKYKLSSNHSQEPLKSVQKLKSDHVASHQDELDCIREEEPVTDLLATGAISASNSTSVTAKPSNPDQDSGMLYFLQKHALSKNPGSKLGDLPIDLDDSLPSSLLLKLGEEDENSFMNLNLKSIDPDDPLNEHVTDTPFVAPTLEELMEEQDDKDSKLLGPENTEQDMDLLKMGIFFTD
- the CTF13 gene encoding Ctf13p, which gives rise to MFDCRLFLSLPIDIRRNVYLFLGDNVQIVRPPPKSSIFSDEIIEYPAVTVTEYDNTLAERYEQHVKIYDYIPNFVSNWCRGFELIKQDPLVADRLKVCMKYEEEDWFCMQWILVCGQLEVGIFTQDEQFLQVSYGLKEFCEVVDVPVQRLSLGMNVSEINNIEELCTEIKRHWLFDTVQFVSFVNCWDMEHPNVASIINFMENFNNLRLLKVESQNMFDNLINTQGVRANPGKTIVYNVRQNILELRAYSLRELGYKSLVNLSRWEQLVSLSLIGCEFIDLNKLVFPKRCKILNIQDIKYIVWWNQAEILEVLDSNWLNRTTISKPQSPEQVEKWYSVYIRVVETYHPINCITIQNVKRIKGNIIVPARLLEASRIKISNVTKMDEILMI
- the SLD2 gene encoding Sld2p, with the protein product MVEKVETAGPQTSVIYKMDQLKIEIKLWERSFEKEHGRLPEKEDIKADKEIKRKYKQYAQYKKLIEHQGKQEHLESKQSGIDQTPVKAVVDDAKTEFGPTPQMNGKLVSIFEMKFSLVKDHSSETLEAVGSPVRGHESVRRQLNFAITPGSSPIKGAPKLEYPEASTTAASNGLRYGPNSPMRVDDIGLKLSDTPKTLGRMHDIKSSPYSPSPLIKRPSKTLSELAKEHALIKNEFESNTEDFSEFNAIRTLTEKLMQEEKLKKIDEEAEEDDNANTSAFIRKAKTIKKKTRAKMRPAPATLNEVKQNKMLNTNVHERLAKLKQREYNRMLGKDDIESDSDSETEMAPTPAKKPRKKNSKYNLVSNNFKRLNLPTKAGRNRAKKWRSRM